A genomic segment from Deltaproteobacteria bacterium encodes:
- a CDS encoding FAD-dependent oxidoreductase: MGKERVAIIGGGLAGLTCGILLAEAGHKVTILEQHRKPGGYLSQFTRRGVAFDIGFHFIGGLGPGEPAWTFLAHLDVLDRLNLIRFP; encoded by the coding sequence ATGGGTAAGGAGCGAGTGGCGATCATCGGCGGAGGACTGGCGGGGCTCACGTGCGGCATTCTGCTGGCGGAAGCCGGCCATAAGGTGACCATTTTAGAGCAGCACCGCAAGCCCGGCGGCTACCTGTCACAGTTTACACGCCGGGGCGTGGCTTTCGATATCGGGTTTCATTTTATTGGAGGTCTGGGACCGGGCGAGCCGGCGTGGACGTTTCTGGCCCATCTGGACGTACTGGACCGGCTGAATCTGATCCGTTTTCCTC